The following are from one region of the Andrena cerasifolii isolate SP2316 chromosome 1, iyAndCera1_principal, whole genome shotgun sequence genome:
- the LOC143373499 gene encoding uncharacterized protein LOC143373499, with product MRIRPGCAAALAVLLQAAFVASKALDQNQLQQQSQQQTPYGTAAQKRWGGDLGGGHGGDLGGGLGGDLGGHGGGFGGDLGGHGGDLSSHGGDVGGGFGHSGGGDIGGSFGHSSGGDLGGGFGHSGGGDVGNFGHSGGGDIGGGFGHSGGGGGAIEEHHGDHHDDHDKGYWKKKLIWKPGWKKIWKPAKKQIWKPAWKKIWKPIWVPTQKAVWKEIQVPVWKKIWKPVWKEIQVPAWKEIQVPAWKKVWKPVWKPIKVPAWKEIQVPAWKQIWKPVWKEIQVPAWKEIQVPAWKKLWIPEWVKVGIPGEHFHGTDHHGWQYTSHDLWKKKLIWKPLWKKYWKPAKKQVWVPDKKLEWVSAWKQIWKPSKKQIWVDDKKLVWKEEWKQIWKPGKKQVWVPDKKLEWKEAWKQIWKADKKLEWIPDKKLAWKEAWKQIWVPAWKEIWVPAWKKIWKPVWISEWFPSEDHHHHHGWEDRKDAQVQGTQVVPYSPDAASKKIPQGKQQVQVDENKVRWDRSSQAEVPAISQDLVPPPASKNENGPAGNFAFPNQ from the exons ATGAGGATTCGCCCGGGATGCGCG GCTGCGCTAGCAGTGCTACTGCAGGCCGCTTTTGTGGCGAGCAAGGCGTTGGATCAGAATCAGCTGCAGCAGCAGTCTCAGCAGCAAACTCC GTATGGTACAGCGGCACAGAAGAGATGGGGTGGTGACTTGGGGGGCGGTCATGGCGGCGATTTGGGTGGAGGACTCGGTGGCGACTTAGGTGGCCACGGGGGTGGATTCGGTGGCGATTTAGGTGGCCACGGTGGTGACTTAAGCAGCCACGGTGGAGACGTTGGGGGTGGTTTCGGCCACTCCGGTGGTGGTGACATTGGCGGTAGTTTCGGCCATTCCTCTGGCGGCGACCTCGGCGGAGGTTTCGGCCACTCTGGGGGAGGCGACGTCGGTAATTTCGGTCATTCTGGCGGCGGTGACATCGGCGGTGGCTTCGGCCACTCCGGGGGTGGCGGTGGTGCGATCGAAGAGCACCACGGCGACCACCACGACGACCACGACAAGGGCTACTGGAAGAAGAAGCTGATTTGGAAGCCAGGCTGGAAGAAGATCTGGAAGCCGGCGAAGAAGCAGATCTGGAAGCCGGCGTGGAAGAAGATCTGGAAGCCGATCTGGGTGCCGACGCAGAAAGCGGTGTGGAAGGAGATCCAGGTGCCGGTTTGGAAGAAGATCTGGAAGCCGGTGTGGAAGGAGATCCAGGTACCAGCGTGGAAGGAGATTCAGGTGCCGGCTTGGAAGAAGGTCTGGAAGCCCGTGTGGAAGCCTATCAAGGTCCCAGCGTGGAAGGAGATACAGGTACCCGCGTGGAAGCAGATCTGGAAGCCTGTCTGGAAGGAGATACAGGTACCGGCGTGGAAGGAGATCCAGGTGCCTGCCTGGAAGAAGCTCTGGATCCCTGAATGGGTGAAGGTCGGCATACCGGGCGAGCATTTCCACGGCACCGATCACCACGGCTGGCAGTACACCAGCCACGACCTGTGGAAGAAGAAGCTGATCTGGAAGCCGCTGTGGAAGAAGTACTGGAAGCCGGCGAAGAAGCAGGTCTGGGTGCCTGACAAGAAGCTGGAGTGGGTCTCCGCGTGGAAGCAGATCTGGAAGCCCTCGAAGAAGCAGATCTGGGTGGACGACAAGAAGCTGGTCTGGAAGGAGGAGTGGAAGCAGATCTGGAAGCCTGGCAAGAAGCAGGTCTGGGTGCCCGACAAGAAGCTGGAGTGGAAGGAGGCGTGGAAGCAGATCTGGAAGGCTGACAAGAAGCTCGAGTGGATACCAGACAAGAAGCTCGCTTGGAAGGAGGCCTGGAAGCAGATCTGGGTGCCGGCCTGGAAGGAGATCTGGGTGCCAGCGTGGAAGAAGATCTGGAAGCCTGTTTGGATATCGGAGTGGTTCCCCTCGGAGgatcaccaccaccatcacGGCTGGGAGGACCGAAAGGACGCTCAGGTTCAGGGGACCCAGGTGGTTCCTTATAGTCCAGACGCAGCCTCCAAGAAAATCCCTCAGGGCAAGCAGCAGGTTCAGGTAGACGAGAACAAGGTCAGGTGGGACAGATCGTCCCAGGCGGAGGTCCCAGCGATCAGCCAGGACCTGGTACCGCCGCCGGCGTCCAAGAACGAAAACGGCCCCGCGGGCAACTTCGCGTTCCCCAACCAATGA